The genomic DNA CTCCTTTTGGAATATGaagatatttcattacttcggCTGCATAAGCAAAAAATGTTTGTGATATCTACTATATATGGTACTTATAGTGAACCTATAAAACACATCAAGTCTCTTGCTTTCAACTAatttatttctgaaattcaagtAGATGATCCAACCTCCTTTTTTCAGTCCTTAAAGAATACACTTATTGAGCAGAGCATTAAAGTATCAAACCAATAACTGCAATAAACTATAAATGGGGCATCCTGACTTTAGCCATTATCAGAATTGTCTGGATTTAATGCAGGATATGAGTCCATATAAACTGAATGAATGCATAACATATCCACAAAATGGATGGCAACAATACATTTTAAGGTGTATATGGAATTATAGATATTCAATAGGTTGGGTTTTGGTTTTCAAGTTTTTTATAAGCTAAAGTTTCTATGATGCAAACTCAGATGTAATCAACAGTCATCCTTGCTTTCACTCAGATTGCAAGCATGTTCTAGAAATTAATTGAAGCATCCAACATCATTGACATACTCTTGATGAGAAAGATAGTTTGGCAATCGGATGCAGTTACAGATATTTCAGCAAAGAAAAATATCATGGGGGTGGCATTGTTGAGATTAAATTATCAAACTTGACCATGTAACAGAGTGGAGAAAACATAATTTACCAATCGAATATACAACAAAAGCACAATTTTCTACCCATTTATAATCAGAGTGATTCAATTAACCAGGTTGATGGTGAAACTACAATAGTAAATGCCCTGAGTGGCTGAAAATGCAGAAAGAAGAAAAGTGTGGAAGACAATTCTAAGAAGTTTAGAAGAACACCTGTTATGTTCTCATCTCTTGGAACATCCACTAGCAATGCTGGACCTGTTAAAATTCATAGGAACTATTAATTAAATTCAATGATGTCACAACAAGGCATAATTGTAATTACACTTCTTTATTTTGGTAAGGAGTAAAAAACAAAGAACAATTAGTTAACCATCAATAACAATAATCAAGCTTGAATGCATACAATGAGATCCAATTCCAACAATCAGAAAACATAATACAAGCAAATACTAGCCCTGCATATACAAAACAAACATGTCGCTAAATCACCAAATTATTCTTCAAGTACGACCTCAAATTTTTTTCTCATCGAGATTTGTAGGGATTCCTTACCCCATCTTCATCTATCTCATACAAACATAAATAGATCTTACATCTAAAGTGGTATCTGACAGAATAGCAGGGTTAATGCCAATCATGAATTTGCCTGAGAGAAAGGTCAAATCAAGCAGATTTTACTACAATTAGATGCCggaaaaaaagaaatattaacAATGGTAATCAAGTATGTTTGCACAAAGCATAATTGGTTGGTATTATTGGCACATGCTGAAACTCTAATTCCTTTTCTCAATCCCAAAAGTAGTATCTTTCTTTATCCTTTATTAATTAACAAATTCTAAAAGATATGTTAGAAATTTGATCCTGGTTTTTGCTCCAATAATAAAAACTTAAGATGTATACCAGGGAAAATTTGTAGAAAGGGTACAGAAATGGGAAAAAGACAACAGACTTAAATCCTGAGGGATATaaatatacaaaatcaaattgaAACAAGCTAGAAGCGACTGCGATGGGATCATTGTCAATTGACTCCACACAAACAAACAGAACAAAGCGGCAATAAGCCTACTGAAAACGATGAATATCCACATGAAAAGTTATCGAGCACCTCACCGTTGAGGACATGAAGATCGAGCGTGTCAACATCGAAACCAGCCTCGAAGTAGTGCTGGAACACGTGACCGGGAGCGTCAACGTGGGTTCCTGAATGGGCTGGAAGCTTCATCACCGAGGTGTTGGCTTTGGATCCATTCTTCATGGACGCGGTGAGCCAGAGGAAGCTGCCGAGGCCCTCGTCCGAATCCCACGACGGCATGTCCTCTCGATAGAAGTGAGTTATGTCCAAAATCCTCCCCGAATCGTACTCCTCCATCCGATTCACCACCATATCCACCACCGCGCCGCACTGCTCCGCCTCCGGGTAGCCCGGGTGGGCTGAGGTGGCGGCCGCAGAGGAGACGACGCCCAAGAGGAAGTGGAGAAGAAGTACATGAACCGGCTTCGCGGCAGTTGTAATCATGGCGTCCGAGGCGAAATCAGTAACCGATCGTGTCGACGAAACGAAGAAGAGCAAGGTGTCACAATTTATAGCTGAGTAAGTTGAgtgggaaaagaaaagaagagaaaagaaaggaagGAGAGAGAACGGAAGA from Zingiber officinale cultivar Zhangliang chromosome 4A, Zo_v1.1, whole genome shotgun sequence includes the following:
- the LOC121973659 gene encoding cyclase-like protein 3, translated to MITTAAKPVHVLLLHFLLGVVSSAAATSAHPGYPEAEQCGAVVDMVVNRMEEYDSGRILDITHFYREDMPSWDSDEGLGSFLWLTASMKNGSKANTSVMKLPAHSGTHVDAPGHVFQHYFEAGFDVDTLDLHVLNGPALLVDVPRDENITAEVMKYLHIPKGVHRVLFRTLNTDRRLMWKKEFDSSYVGFMKDGAQWLVDNTDVKLVGLDYLSVAAWDDMVPSHLAFLESREIILVEGLKLDDVEAGIYNLHCLPLRLRGAEGSPLRCILIK